One window of the Capnocytophaga haemolytica genome contains the following:
- a CDS encoding helix-turn-helix domain-containing protein gives MTRINDVDMSELLAIQSFESEEAIASVYTGLEVLSGQFSVAASPVGGYHLYQWHSEFERDLCIEEVMRVPSVRFYLSDSTSKGFQIDLGKDYHTVMQQGMCNVLFCGEEHIGRQYFAAEDSTVITTLAIAADDFKQIAGRYPSVFMADYKRYECGEQFLLSPAQHLCANAAVREVLGQLSRAEALGNASQPYAELKVIELLLLLFTQRDNAITHPQQYCKTPADRERIAQAAQLITADLLHTPSITELARAVGLNEKKLCYGFKEVYGNTVYGYLFEYKMQRAQQLLVAGGLTISEVAWQCGY, from the coding sequence ATGACAAGGATTAATGACGTAGATATGAGCGAGTTGCTCGCTATACAATCCTTTGAGAGTGAGGAGGCTATAGCGTCGGTATACACTGGGTTGGAAGTGCTTTCGGGTCAGTTCTCCGTAGCGGCATCACCCGTAGGGGGATACCATCTTTACCAGTGGCATTCTGAGTTCGAAAGAGATTTGTGCATCGAAGAGGTGATGCGCGTGCCCTCGGTGCGCTTTTATCTGAGCGATAGCACCTCAAAAGGTTTTCAAATAGACTTAGGGAAGGACTACCACACGGTGATGCAACAAGGGATGTGTAATGTGCTTTTTTGTGGAGAGGAGCACATAGGGCGACAGTATTTTGCAGCAGAAGACTCCACGGTCATCACCACGTTGGCTATTGCCGCCGATGATTTTAAGCAGATAGCCGGGCGGTATCCTAGTGTCTTTATGGCAGACTACAAGCGATATGAGTGCGGCGAGCAGTTTTTGCTGTCGCCTGCGCAGCACCTTTGTGCTAATGCTGCCGTACGCGAGGTGCTTGGGCAGCTCAGTAGGGCAGAGGCTTTGGGCAATGCTTCACAGCCTTATGCCGAGCTCAAGGTGATAGAACTCTTGCTGTTGCTCTTCACTCAACGCGATAATGCCATAACTCACCCACAGCAATACTGCAAAACCCCCGCCGACCGCGAGCGCATTGCTCAAGCGGCACAGCTCATCACTGCCGACCTGCTGCATACACCTTCCATTACGGAGCTGGCGCGTGCCGTAGGACTCAATGAAAAGAAGTTATGCTATGGCTTTAAAGAAGTATACGGCAACACTGTTTACGGCTATCTCTTTGAGTATAAGATGCAACGAGCACAACAGCTGCTGGTAGCAGGTGGACTCACCATCAGCGAAGTGGCGTGGCAATGCGGCTATTAG